From a region of the Sporosarcina ureilytica genome:
- a CDS encoding electron transfer flavoprotein subunit beta/FixA family protein, whose product MNIYVLVKRTFDTEEKITVKNGAIVEDGAEFIINPYDEYAIEEAITVRDEHGGEVTVITIGDEEAEKQLRTALAMGADKAVLINTDDDLDEMDEFTVAKIVSEYLSDKDVDLVLAGNVAIDGGSGQVGPRVAEMLGINYVTTITKLEIDGTDVKIVRDVEGDSEVIETALPLLVTAQQGLNEPRYPSLPGIMKAKRKPLEELELDDLDIDEDDVAAKTETVDVFLPPAKEAGRILEGEIADQVKKLVDLLKNEAKVI is encoded by the coding sequence ATGAATATTTATGTTTTGGTAAAACGTACTTTTGATACTGAGGAAAAAATTACAGTTAAAAATGGGGCAATTGTTGAAGATGGGGCGGAATTCATCATTAACCCATATGACGAATATGCAATTGAAGAAGCCATTACGGTTCGTGACGAGCACGGTGGGGAAGTCACTGTCATTACAATCGGTGATGAAGAAGCGGAAAAACAGCTCCGCACAGCTTTAGCAATGGGTGCAGATAAAGCAGTTTTAATTAATACTGATGATGATTTAGATGAAATGGATGAATTTACGGTTGCTAAAATTGTTTCAGAATACTTAAGTGATAAAGACGTAGATTTGGTTCTTGCAGGAAACGTTGCAATTGACGGTGGTTCAGGTCAAGTAGGCCCACGAGTTGCAGAAATGCTCGGCATAAACTATGTCACTACGATTACAAAACTAGAAATTGACGGTACGGACGTGAAAATTGTGCGTGACGTTGAAGGGGATTCTGAAGTAATCGAAACAGCACTTCCACTGTTAGTGACGGCACAACAAGGGTTAAACGAGCCACGTTATCCTTCATTGCCTGGTATTATGAAAGCAAAAAGAAAGCCACTTGAAGAACTCGAGCTTGATGATTTAGATATCGATGAGGACGATGTAGCAGCAAAAACTGAAACAGTTGATGTGTTCCTACCGCCTGCAAAAGAAGCAGGACGCATCCTCGAAGGTGAAATAGCAGATCAGGTGAAAAAACTTGTTGATTTACTGAAAAACGAAGCAAAAGTCATTTAA
- a CDS encoding CvpA family protein → MLDLLILLLLVGGLITGYRRGLIVQAIHMTGFIIALIIAYLYYKDLSEKFVLWIPYPGVTADSKLSFTVGELDLDITFYRLLAFVLIFIVVKFGLQLIASMFDFLKYLPVLGFVARLSGAVLGLVEFYIAIFLILYVAYLLPIDFIQAIIQKSIIASAMFEHTPLLSEKVKNWWYVYKS, encoded by the coding sequence ATGCTAGATTTACTCATTCTACTCCTCTTGGTAGGCGGATTAATCACCGGTTACAGAAGAGGATTAATTGTACAAGCGATACATATGACAGGTTTTATTATAGCGTTAATTATTGCTTACTTATATTATAAGGACCTTTCGGAAAAATTTGTCCTTTGGATTCCTTATCCAGGCGTCACTGCAGATTCGAAATTATCGTTTACTGTCGGTGAACTTGATTTGGATATAACCTTTTATCGCTTACTCGCTTTTGTATTAATTTTTATTGTGGTGAAATTTGGTTTACAACTAATTGCATCCATGTTCGATTTTTTAAAGTATTTACCAGTATTAGGTTTTGTAGCCCGTTTGTCGGGAGCAGTTTTAGGGTTGGTTGAATTTTACATAGCCATTTTCCTTATTTTATATGTCGCTTATTTATTACCAATCGATTTTATACAAGCAATCATTCAGAAATCCATAATCGCAAGTGCGATGTTTGAACATACGCCACTATTATCCGAAAAAGTGAAAAATTGGTGGTACGTTTATAAGAGTTAA
- a CDS encoding electron transfer flavoprotein subunit alpha/FixB family protein, whose protein sequence is MSKKVLVLGETRDGVLRNVSFEAIAAAKQVSAGGEVVGVLLGDSVQSLGAEMIQYGADRVVTVEHEKLKQYTSDGYSQGFMAVCEQENPEAIVFGHTALGKDLSPKIASKLAAGLISDVTEIEGEDEDALFIRPIYSGKAFEKVKHKEGLLFITVRPNNIATLEKDASRSGDVTSVDVDVKDLRTIISEVVRKATEGVDMSEAKVVVAGGRGVRSADGFKPLQELADLLGGAIGASRGACDADYCDYSLQIGQTGKVITPDLYIGVGISGAIQHMAGMSNSKVIVAINKDPEAEIFKVADYGIVGDLFEVVPMMIEEVKKLKVHA, encoded by the coding sequence ATGTCAAAAAAGGTATTAGTACTTGGAGAAACACGTGATGGTGTTTTACGTAACGTATCATTTGAAGCAATCGCAGCAGCAAAACAAGTTTCAGCAGGTGGAGAAGTGGTTGGGGTACTACTTGGCGATTCCGTTCAATCACTTGGGGCAGAAATGATTCAATACGGTGCAGACCGTGTTGTAACTGTTGAACATGAAAAATTAAAACAATACACTTCAGATGGCTATAGCCAAGGGTTCATGGCAGTTTGTGAACAAGAGAACCCTGAAGCAATTGTTTTTGGACATACAGCATTAGGAAAAGATTTGTCGCCTAAAATAGCTAGTAAATTAGCGGCTGGCCTAATTTCAGATGTAACGGAAATCGAAGGGGAAGACGAAGATGCTTTATTCATCCGTCCAATTTATTCCGGAAAAGCATTTGAAAAAGTAAAGCACAAAGAAGGACTTCTGTTCATTACGGTACGTCCGAATAACATCGCGACATTGGAAAAAGACGCAAGCCGTTCAGGTGACGTTACTTCTGTCGATGTGGATGTAAAAGACTTACGTACAATTATTTCTGAAGTAGTTCGTAAAGCGACTGAAGGTGTCGACATGTCAGAAGCGAAAGTGGTTGTTGCTGGTGGACGTGGCGTGCGTAGTGCAGACGGCTTCAAGCCATTACAAGAACTTGCGGACCTATTAGGCGGTGCAATTGGTGCATCACGTGGTGCATGTGACGCGGATTACTGTGACTACTCCTTACAAATTGGTCAAACTGGTAAAGTCATCACACCGGACCTTTATATCGGTGTCGGAATTTCTGGTGCAATTCAGCATATGGCAGGGATGTCAAACTCCAAAGTGATTGTAGCCATTAACAAAGATCCAGAGGCAGAAATTTTCAAGGTAGCAGACTACGGCATCGTAGGTGACTTATTCGAAGTCGTTCCGATGATGATTGAAGAGGTTAAGAAATTAAAGGTTCATGCATAA
- the zapA gene encoding cell division protein ZapA — translation MADEQKTRIAVEIYGQTYNMVGTETSSYMRQVASIVDDKMREISERNPSLDTAKIAVLAAVNSVHDYLKLKEQVEQMEEELKNLKG, via the coding sequence TTGGCAGATGAACAGAAAACACGTATAGCGGTTGAAATATATGGTCAAACGTATAACATGGTTGGTACAGAAACAAGCAGTTATATGCGTCAAGTCGCGTCTATTGTTGATGATAAAATGAGAGAGATTAGCGAACGTAACCCAAGCCTCGACACTGCTAAAATTGCAGTTCTTGCTGCGGTTAATAGTGTACATGATTATCTTAAATTAAAAGAGCAAGTTGAACAAATGGAAGAAGAATTGAAAAATTTGAAGGGCTGA
- a CDS encoding AMP-binding protein, with protein MINKPWLNLYPPEISATVNYEKIPIHEYLTRAYKASPDKIAIHFMGKNISYREFYQSALKFANYLRSLGIEKGDRVAIMLPNCPQNAIAYFGILYSGAIVVQTNPLYTERELKYQMVNSGAKAIIALDLLYPRVTSIVKETSLEHVIITGIKDYLPFPKNIIYPFIQKREHGISIKVEHRGINHLYTEVMKIAKAEPIRTVFDFEEDIALLQYTGGTTGPPKGVMLTHKNLVSNTAMCEQWLYKSKRGEGVVLGMLPFFHVYGMTTVLILTVMMNNKMVLMPKPDMDLALKMIDKQKPTLFPGAPTMYIGLLNHPKIGKYDLSSISACISGSATLPIEVKEKFESVTGGKLVEGYGLTETSPVTHANFVWAGADHNEKGSIGVPWPGTEACILGPESSTPLATGEIGEIAVKGPQVMKGYWQMPEETEATFRDGWLLTGDLGYMDNNGRFFIVDRKKDMIIASGFNIYPREVEEVLYEHDAILECVVAGVPDTYRGETVKAYIVLKEGASVTEEALDKYCREQLAAYKVPRIYEFRDELPKTAVGKILRRTLIEEEKKKLNQDLVNS; from the coding sequence ATGATCAATAAACCTTGGTTAAATTTGTATCCACCTGAAATATCCGCAACGGTGAACTATGAGAAAATTCCCATTCACGAGTATTTGACGCGCGCGTATAAGGCGTCACCTGATAAAATTGCGATACATTTTATGGGGAAAAATATTTCGTATCGAGAGTTTTATCAGTCTGCGTTAAAGTTCGCAAACTATCTACGTTCACTTGGTATCGAAAAAGGTGATCGAGTTGCAATTATGTTGCCAAACTGTCCGCAAAATGCGATTGCCTATTTTGGAATATTGTATAGCGGTGCCATCGTTGTGCAAACGAACCCACTTTATACTGAACGCGAATTAAAGTACCAGATGGTGAATTCGGGTGCAAAAGCAATTATCGCACTCGATTTATTGTATCCGCGCGTAACGAGTATTGTGAAGGAAACATCGTTAGAGCACGTAATCATTACTGGTATTAAAGATTATTTGCCATTTCCTAAAAATATTATTTATCCTTTTATTCAAAAAAGGGAACATGGCATTTCAATCAAAGTAGAACATCGCGGAATCAACCATTTGTATACTGAAGTGATGAAAATTGCAAAGGCGGAACCCATTCGGACTGTGTTTGATTTTGAAGAAGATATCGCATTGCTTCAATATACAGGGGGCACGACAGGACCACCAAAAGGCGTAATGTTAACCCATAAAAACTTAGTGTCTAACACTGCGATGTGTGAACAATGGCTTTATAAGTCAAAACGCGGTGAAGGGGTAGTTTTGGGCATGTTACCGTTTTTCCATGTGTATGGGATGACGACTGTATTAATTTTAACGGTCATGATGAATAATAAAATGGTGCTCATGCCTAAGCCTGATATGGACCTTGCATTAAAAATGATTGATAAACAAAAACCGACATTATTTCCAGGCGCTCCAACGATGTATATTGGTCTTTTGAATCATCCTAAAATCGGAAAATATGATTTATCATCTATTTCAGCATGTATTAGTGGGTCCGCAACACTACCGATTGAAGTGAAAGAAAAGTTTGAGAGCGTTACAGGTGGAAAATTAGTCGAAGGATACGGCTTAACTGAAACTTCTCCAGTGACCCATGCGAACTTTGTTTGGGCAGGCGCTGATCATAATGAAAAAGGTTCCATTGGCGTGCCATGGCCTGGTACAGAGGCTTGCATACTCGGACCTGAATCATCTACCCCATTAGCAACTGGAGAAATTGGGGAAATTGCGGTAAAAGGTCCGCAAGTCATGAAGGGGTATTGGCAAATGCCTGAAGAGACAGAAGCAACATTCCGTGACGGCTGGTTGTTAACGGGTGATTTAGGCTATATGGATAATAACGGTCGTTTTTTTATCGTCGACCGTAAAAAAGATATGATTATTGCAAGTGGTTTTAATATTTATCCTCGGGAAGTCGAGGAAGTGCTTTATGAGCATGATGCAATTTTGGAATGCGTCGTCGCTGGTGTCCCGGATACTTATCGTGGGGAGACCGTGAAAGCGTATATCGTGTTAAAAGAAGGCGCTTCAGTTACGGAAGAGGCGTTAGATAAATACTGTAGGGAACAATTAGCTGCATACAAAGTACCTCGTATCTATGAATTCCGTGATGAACTTCCGAAAACAGCAGTCGGTAAAATTTTACGGAGAACATTGATTGAAGAAGAGAAGAAGAAACTGAATCAAGATTTAGTAAATTCATAA
- the trxA gene encoding thioredoxin yields the protein MAIINATDKDFAENIAEGVVLVDFWAPWCGPCKMIAPVLEELDGEIEGKAKIVKVDVDDNQETAGKYGIMSIPTLLLFKDGEIVEKVVGFQPKDALAQLIEKHA from the coding sequence ATGGCAATTATTAATGCGACAGATAAAGACTTTGCAGAAAACATTGCAGAAGGTGTTGTACTTGTTGACTTTTGGGCACCTTGGTGCGGACCTTGTAAAATGATTGCTCCAGTATTAGAGGAGCTTGACGGTGAAATCGAAGGAAAAGCAAAAATCGTAAAAGTTGATGTAGACGATAACCAGGAAACGGCAGGAAAATATGGAATTATGTCAATTCCTACACTTCTTCTTTTCAAAGATGGCGAAATCGTTGAAAAAGTTGTTGGTTTCCAACCAAAAGATGCGTTAGCGCAATTAATTGAAAAGCACGCATAA
- a CDS encoding DUF350 domain-containing protein, with amino-acid sequence MIKSDFWSHPLVETAGYFSVVVLCLLVSMVLFELVTKYQNWEQIKKGNFAVAMATGGKIFGVANIFRFSIERHNTLPEMIGWGLYGFILLVFAYILFEFMTPKFNVDKEIEADNRSVGFISLTISVGLSYVIGASIS; translated from the coding sequence TTGATAAAATCCGATTTTTGGTCCCATCCATTAGTGGAAACAGCAGGGTATTTTAGCGTAGTTGTCCTATGTTTACTCGTATCGATGGTATTATTTGAACTTGTGACGAAATATCAAAACTGGGAACAAATAAAAAAAGGGAATTTCGCAGTCGCGATGGCGACAGGCGGTAAAATTTTCGGCGTCGCCAATATCTTCCGTTTTTCAATTGAAAGGCATAATACATTGCCTGAGATGATTGGTTGGGGATTATATGGTTTTATATTACTAGTATTTGCATATATCTTATTTGAATTTATGACGCCAAAATTTAATGTAGATAAGGAAATTGAAGCGGATAATCGTTCAGTTGGTTTTATTTCACTAACGATTTCCGTTGGCTTGTCATATGTCATTGGGGCAAGTATTTCATAG
- a CDS encoding enoyl-CoA hydratase: MEFLSVEQEQGVATVTINRPPANALARALILEINALLDKVENDDNVRVIVLRGEGRFFSAGADIKEFTDVTSGEEFTKLASNGQEVFERLECFHKPVIAAIHGAALGGGLELAMACHMRFVSENAKLGLPELQLGLIPGFAGTQRLPRYVGMPKAAEMMLTSDPISGKEAVDYGLANKAFSEDELFDKTSEIAKKIAMKSPIAVKAALEMLQYAKPSTYYEGVKAEANSFGEVFVSEDAKEGIQAFIEKREPVFQGK, encoded by the coding sequence ATGGAGTTTTTGTCTGTCGAACAAGAACAAGGGGTCGCAACAGTAACCATTAATAGACCGCCTGCCAACGCGTTAGCGCGTGCATTAATTCTCGAGATTAACGCGTTGCTCGACAAGGTTGAAAACGATGATAACGTCCGTGTGATTGTTCTGCGCGGAGAGGGAAGGTTTTTCTCGGCAGGTGCGGACATTAAGGAATTTACAGATGTTACGTCTGGCGAGGAGTTTACGAAACTAGCATCGAATGGACAAGAAGTTTTTGAACGACTTGAATGTTTCCATAAACCTGTCATTGCGGCCATTCACGGAGCGGCACTCGGCGGTGGCTTAGAACTGGCCATGGCTTGTCATATGCGTTTCGTCTCAGAAAATGCAAAACTTGGCTTGCCGGAATTACAACTAGGATTAATTCCTGGATTCGCGGGAACACAGCGACTGCCACGTTATGTGGGGATGCCGAAAGCTGCTGAAATGATGTTAACGAGTGACCCGATTTCTGGTAAAGAAGCAGTCGATTATGGGCTTGCGAATAAAGCGTTTTCAGAGGATGAACTCTTCGATAAGACTTCGGAAATCGCAAAGAAAATCGCTATGAAGAGCCCGATTGCAGTAAAAGCAGCTTTAGAAATGTTGCAATATGCAAAACCTTCTACTTATTATGAAGGTGTTAAAGCCGAGGCGAACTCTTTTGGAGAGGTGTTTGTTTCAGAAGATGCCAAAGAAGGAATTCAAGCATTTATTGAAAAGCGTGAACCAGTATTTCAAGGGAAATGA
- a CDS encoding endonuclease MutS2 — MKGSVQTLESRVLQTLEYNKIIEYVAEHSTFSAGQTLIEQLTPENNFEDVVRLLEETDEALAILRLRGNVPMGGMKDIRPHAKRAQMDGMLSSVELMEISSTIRASRILRQFIETIIEDEDVTIPHFIAKKEAFPILTDLEREINHSIDENGHVMDGASEQLRSIRQGLRTQESRVRERLESYTRGRNAAKMLSDAIVTIRNDRYVIPVKAEYRSHYGGVIHDMSSSGQTLFIEPDAVVQANNEIRNLKVKEQEEVERILIELSLSVQTVAHDLFVLVNLLAEVDAILAKAKYGTAHKYTKPTVNDKGYIRLSQATHPLIPVEEAVANDIEFGKDVTTIVITGPNTGGKTVTLKTVGLCTLMAQAGIPIPALDGSELAVFNAVYADIGDEQSIEQSLSTFSSRMVNIVDILQKYDEHSLLLFDELGSGTDPQEGAALAISILDEVHGKGARVLATTHYPELKAYGYNRPGMTNASVEFDIDTLSPTYRLLIGVPGRSNAFEISERLGLDKQIIDRAKSFTGTDRGEVESMIASLEDSRLRSEKDADETHAILLETERLKRELEEEWNQFNQQKEKLETKAKEKAKTIVEDAKREAEAVISDLRAMRLNAGANVKEHELIDARKRLDEATPAGNQPAPVQAKAAPRPLQVGDEVQVLQYGQKGTLLEKTSSEDWIVQIGILKMNIKESGLEYVKPKKEKQPVVTTSVRNRSGHVKLELDLRGERYEDAIQRTEKYIDDALLSNYHQVSIIHGKGTGALRQGVQQYLKNHSRVKGYRFGEASEGGHGVTVVELK, encoded by the coding sequence ATGAAAGGAAGTGTACAGACATTGGAATCCCGTGTCTTACAAACACTTGAATACAATAAAATTATAGAATATGTCGCAGAACATAGTACATTTTCTGCGGGACAGACACTCATTGAACAATTAACACCCGAAAATAATTTTGAAGACGTCGTTCGACTCTTAGAAGAGACAGATGAGGCGCTAGCTATTTTACGTTTGCGTGGCAATGTGCCGATGGGTGGGATGAAAGATATTCGTCCACATGCGAAAAGAGCGCAAATGGACGGGATGTTAAGTAGTGTAGAGCTGATGGAAATTTCTAGTACGATTCGAGCGAGTCGTATTTTACGTCAGTTTATTGAAACGATCATTGAGGATGAAGATGTGACAATCCCTCATTTTATTGCTAAAAAAGAAGCATTCCCGATTTTAACGGATTTAGAAAGAGAAATTAATCATTCGATAGATGAAAACGGACATGTTATGGACGGTGCATCTGAGCAGCTTCGTTCCATTCGCCAAGGCCTTCGTACGCAAGAAAGTCGTGTGCGTGAAAGGTTAGAAAGTTACACGCGTGGGAGAAATGCCGCAAAAATGTTGTCTGATGCAATTGTCACGATTCGAAACGATCGTTATGTGATCCCGGTAAAGGCCGAATATCGTTCTCATTACGGTGGCGTCATACATGATATGTCTTCATCCGGACAAACCTTGTTTATTGAACCAGATGCAGTCGTGCAGGCGAATAATGAAATTCGGAACTTGAAAGTAAAAGAGCAGGAAGAAGTTGAAAGGATTTTAATTGAACTGTCACTTTCAGTTCAAACAGTGGCGCATGACCTATTTGTACTCGTCAATTTATTGGCCGAAGTCGATGCGATTCTTGCAAAGGCTAAGTACGGTACAGCACATAAATATACGAAACCGACTGTTAACGACAAAGGGTATATTCGCCTTTCGCAAGCGACACATCCATTAATTCCAGTAGAAGAAGCAGTTGCAAATGATATTGAGTTCGGAAAAGATGTGACGACGATTGTTATTACAGGTCCGAATACAGGTGGTAAAACGGTCACATTGAAAACCGTTGGGCTTTGTACATTAATGGCGCAAGCGGGGATCCCAATTCCGGCGTTAGATGGTTCAGAACTTGCAGTATTTAACGCAGTTTACGCGGACATTGGTGACGAACAATCCATTGAGCAAAGTTTAAGTACCTTTTCATCTCGAATGGTAAATATTGTTGACATTTTGCAAAAGTACGATGAACATTCCTTATTATTATTTGACGAGCTTGGCTCAGGGACCGATCCGCAAGAGGGGGCCGCACTTGCTATCTCGATTTTGGATGAAGTACACGGAAAAGGTGCACGTGTATTGGCCACGACTCACTATCCGGAGCTTAAAGCTTACGGATATAATCGTCCAGGTATGACAAATGCAAGCGTTGAATTTGATATTGATACGTTAAGCCCTACGTATCGTCTACTAATCGGCGTTCCTGGCCGCAGTAATGCTTTTGAGATTTCTGAACGGTTAGGATTAGATAAACAAATTATTGACCGTGCAAAATCATTTACGGGAACAGATCGCGGCGAAGTTGAATCGATGATAGCATCCCTTGAAGATAGCCGTCTTCGTTCTGAAAAAGATGCGGATGAAACACATGCCATTTTACTTGAGACAGAACGGTTAAAACGTGAATTAGAAGAGGAATGGAATCAGTTTAATCAACAGAAAGAAAAATTAGAAACGAAAGCGAAAGAAAAAGCGAAAACGATTGTGGAAGATGCTAAACGTGAGGCGGAAGCGGTCATTTCAGATTTACGAGCCATGCGGTTAAACGCTGGTGCAAATGTGAAAGAACATGAACTGATTGATGCGCGGAAACGTTTAGATGAAGCGACGCCGGCGGGAAATCAACCTGCTCCTGTTCAAGCAAAAGCCGCACCGAGACCGCTCCAAGTGGGAGATGAAGTGCAAGTCCTTCAATATGGTCAAAAAGGGACGTTGCTTGAGAAAACTTCTTCTGAAGATTGGATTGTACAAATTGGCATTTTAAAAATGAATATAAAAGAATCGGGACTAGAATATGTGAAGCCTAAAAAGGAAAAGCAACCCGTTGTCACAACTTCTGTTCGAAACAGGTCAGGGCATGTGAAGTTAGAACTTGATCTCCGCGGTGAACGTTATGAGGATGCGATTCAACGCACAGAAAAATATATCGACGATGCGCTATTGTCAAACTATCACCAAGTATCCATTATTCACGGAAAAGGAACAGGTGCTTTACGACAAGGCGTACAACAATATTTAAAAAATCATTCTCGTGTTAAAGGGTATCGGTTTGGTGAAGCAAGTGAAGGGGGACACGGCGTTACTGTCGTGGAACTAAAGTAA
- the polX gene encoding DNA polymerase/3'-5' exonuclease PolX — MNKKTIIRTFEKIALYMELLGENHFKVAAFRRAANVLELDPRSLAEMDDILSLKGIGKGTGAVITDLMEKGESDLVLELEETVPKGLIPLLKIPGLGGKRIAKLRQELGVDSVETLRQACTDGAVQKVAGFGKKTEENILAAIEAFETRSEKFPIWKVKSTVSLIDRTLANISEVTRFSVAGSYRRTEEESSDVDFIVVTDEPAVVREEILTQLPILETIAAGDAKLSVTLDVADPIDADFRFVRDEQFATAIHHFTGSKDHNVRMRQLAKSKGWKISEYGVEDDQGEMHTFDTEKAFFNHFDLPFIPPALRQDGRELDRVDEIETLIDIKDIRADLHMHTTWSDGGYSIREMVEGARAKGYSHIVITDHSQFLRVANGLTPARLREQIAEIHALNEQYDDIEIFCGTEMDILPDATLDFDYELLQELDFVIAAIHSSFNQSQAQIMERLHAAMENPYVNMIAHPTGRIIGQREGYRADVSQLIEWAKKYGKILELNANPRRLDLKKEYLIEAQNAGVPIAINTDAHAIDQLDFMPTGVNYAKKAWLKKENVVNTWSLEKFIAEVVKK, encoded by the coding sequence TTGAATAAAAAAACAATTATCCGGACATTTGAAAAGATTGCATTATATATGGAGTTACTTGGGGAAAATCATTTTAAGGTCGCGGCATTTAGAAGAGCAGCAAATGTGCTCGAATTAGACCCGCGTAGCTTAGCAGAAATGGATGATATTTTAAGTTTAAAAGGCATCGGAAAAGGAACAGGCGCTGTGATTACAGATTTAATGGAGAAAGGCGAGTCTGATTTGGTTTTGGAATTAGAAGAAACTGTTCCGAAAGGCCTTATTCCATTACTTAAAATCCCTGGTCTTGGTGGAAAACGTATTGCCAAATTACGTCAAGAACTAGGGGTCGATTCCGTAGAGACATTACGACAAGCTTGTACGGATGGAGCGGTTCAAAAAGTGGCGGGATTTGGTAAAAAGACGGAGGAAAACATTTTAGCCGCTATCGAAGCATTCGAAACGAGAAGTGAAAAATTTCCAATTTGGAAAGTCAAATCAACCGTTTCCTTAATTGATCGTACTTTGGCGAACATATCCGAAGTGACACGTTTTTCCGTAGCAGGCAGTTACCGAAGAACAGAAGAAGAGAGTAGCGACGTCGATTTTATCGTGGTGACTGATGAGCCGGCCGTCGTGCGTGAAGAAATATTGACGCAGTTACCGATTCTTGAAACGATTGCAGCTGGTGATGCGAAGTTATCCGTTACACTGGATGTCGCAGACCCAATTGATGCTGACTTCCGTTTTGTGAGAGATGAACAGTTCGCAACAGCAATCCATCACTTCACAGGTTCAAAAGATCATAATGTTAGGATGCGTCAACTTGCGAAGTCAAAAGGTTGGAAGATTAGTGAGTACGGCGTGGAAGATGATCAAGGTGAAATGCATACATTTGACACTGAAAAGGCATTTTTTAACCATTTTGATTTACCATTTATTCCACCGGCACTTAGACAAGATGGACGTGAACTCGACCGGGTGGATGAAATTGAAACACTCATAGATATAAAAGATATACGTGCGGATTTACACATGCACACAACGTGGTCGGATGGTGGCTATTCGATTCGTGAAATGGTGGAGGGAGCACGTGCAAAAGGGTATTCACATATTGTGATTACAGACCATTCCCAGTTTTTAAGGGTTGCAAATGGCTTAACACCTGCTCGTTTACGTGAACAAATCGCGGAAATCCACGCGTTAAATGAACAATATGATGATATTGAAATATTTTGTGGGACCGAGATGGACATATTGCCTGATGCGACGCTCGATTTTGATTATGAACTACTTCAGGAACTAGACTTTGTAATCGCAGCAATCCATTCAAGCTTTAACCAATCACAAGCTCAAATTATGGAAAGGCTACATGCAGCGATGGAAAATCCATACGTGAATATGATTGCCCATCCAACAGGTCGTATTATCGGACAACGTGAAGGATATCGTGCAGATGTTTCTCAGCTCATTGAATGGGCGAAAAAATATGGGAAAATTTTAGAGTTAAACGCGAATCCACGTCGACTGGATTTGAAAAAAGAGTATTTAATTGAAGCACAAAATGCAGGTGTCCCAATTGCAATTAATACGGATGCCCATGCGATAGACCAATTAGACTTCATGCCAACAGGTGTAAATTACGCGAAAAAAGCATGGTTGAAAAAGGAAAATGTCGTCAATACATGGTCGCTTGAAAAGTTTATAGCTGAAGTTGTGAAAAAATGA
- a CDS encoding TetR/AcrR family transcriptional regulator — translation MKRDKPKYKQIIDAAVVAIAQNGYHQAQVSKIAKEAGVADGTIYLYFKNKEDILVSVFREKMAIFTQNLRVILEEDIDTSERLFKMIDNHFRVLHEDRHLAIVTQLELRQSGKKLRLRINEVLKEYLDLLDVILEDGIERNDLDNTLDIRLARQMVFGTIDETITSWVMNEQKYDLIELSPKVHKLIMKALKA, via the coding sequence GTGAAACGCGATAAACCGAAATACAAACAAATAATTGATGCAGCCGTAGTCGCGATTGCACAAAATGGCTATCATCAAGCACAAGTTTCAAAGATTGCTAAAGAAGCAGGGGTTGCCGACGGTACAATCTATCTTTATTTTAAAAATAAAGAAGATATTTTAGTGTCGGTATTCAGAGAGAAAATGGCAATATTTACACAAAATTTACGTGTAATCCTGGAAGAAGATATAGATACATCCGAACGATTATTCAAAATGATTGATAATCATTTTCGCGTTCTTCATGAAGATCGTCACCTTGCGATTGTCACTCAATTGGAATTGCGGCAATCCGGGAAGAAATTACGGTTACGAATTAATGAAGTATTAAAAGAATATCTGGACTTGTTGGACGTAATTTTGGAGGACGGAATAGAGCGGAATGACTTGGATAACACGCTAGATATCCGTCTTGCGCGTCAAATGGTTTTCGGAACAATTGATGAAACAATCACTTCATGGGTGATGAATGAGCAAAAGTATGATTTAATAGAATTATCACCAAAAGTACATAAGCTAATCATGAAAGCATTAAAAGCTTAA